The following are from one region of the Falco naumanni isolate bFalNau1 chromosome 20 unlocalized genomic scaffold, bFalNau1.pat SUPER_20_unloc_1, whole genome shotgun sequence genome:
- the LOC121081891 gene encoding mediator of RNA polymerase II transcription subunit 25-like has protein sequence MAGPRLLLLLLLAGTLRAARCCPSPGTGPVSPDRGFGLLGEAGAGFGEAGAAVTPPRSPPPQAAAAPPGPPPAAVLGALLRSLQRPGRSPGPLQPQSHLSGPIHPSICIFIRPSIPVHPSPAGRRVPAVPCPHCRLGQGGAQARLSPRSWDPPAAPFWTMATPQRFGRRR, from the exons ATGGCGGGGccgcggctgctgctgctgctgctgctggcggggACCCTGCGCGCCGcccgctgctgccccagccccggtACCGGCCCGGTGAGCCCCGACCGGGGGTTCGGGCTTCTCGGGGAGGCGGGGGCCGGGTttggggaggcaggggctgccgTGACCCCCCCGCGTTCTCCCCCTCCAcaggccgccgccgcccccccggggccgccccccgccgccgtcCTGGGCGCGCTGCTCCGCTCCCTGCAGCggcccggccgcagccccgggccccTCCAGCCGCAGAG CCACCTGTCTGGCCCCATCCATCCAAGCATCTGCATCTTCATCCGTCCATCCATCCCCGTCCATCCATCCCCGGCCGGCCGGCGGGTGCCAGCAGTGCCGTGTCCCCACTGCaggttggggcaggggggggccCAGGCCCGGCTCAGCCCCCGCAGCTGGGACCCCCCAGCTGCCCCGTTCTGGACCATGGCAACGCCACAGCGCTTCGGCCGCCGCCGCTGA